The Leptospira paudalimensis region TATCGATGGATTAAAAAACTTATACGAAAACTTTAAGGATGAAGAGGAACAATTAGAAAACATCCTGCATCTATTCGATGAAAAACAGTTCCTCAAAGAGTTTTTTAGTGATTATGTTCCGATGGATGGTGTGTATACCATTATTGGAAAAGACGGTAATGAAAAGTTAGGTGGTGTTACCATCATCACAACGAATTATCGTATGGGTGAAAAACGGATCGGTTCCATGGGAATCATAGGTCCACAGAGGATGAATTACAACAAGGCATTACCTTTGATTGAATTCACTTCAAAGTTAGTTTCAGAAATGATAACGAAATTGAGTAGGTAGTAGGAGGCGAAATGGCAGAAGAAACGAACCAATCCCTAGAAGATCAAAATGTGCAAGTCGATGAAGGGCAGACCATTTCAGATGAGGCCATTGAACAAGCAGTAGAGGGTGCTGAAAAAGAACTCGATAGTGCAAAAAAAGAAATCGAATCTTTAAAGGACTCTTGGCTAAGAGAACGTGCGGAGTTTCAAAACTACAAACGAAGGACTGCTAACGATTTGTTAAATGCTAGGAAAGAATCCATCAAGAAGTTTGCAGAAGGACTGACAGGTGCATTGGATAATTTGGAACGAGTTTCGAATGTTCCAAACCAAACACCTGAAGTGGTTGCTTTCGTAGAAGGCATCAAGATGGTACAAAAGGAATTTTATTCCGTATTGGAAAGAGAAGGAATCAAACGACTAGATCCGAAAGGGATGCCGTTTGACCCGATGCTAATGGAAGCAATTGCTTCCGAGGAAAGTGCAGAATTTACTGAAGAGACTGTTGTCGAAACTTACCAAGCTGGTTATTACCACGAAGAAGGTGAAAACAAACAATCAATTCGTCCTGCACGTGTGAAAGTGGGAAAACCACAAAGTTAATATAAGTAAGAAGGAGAAAGACTATGTCTAAGGAAAAAATCATAGGTATCGATTTAGGAACCACTAACTCATGTGTGGCGGTTATGGAAGGTGGAGATCCCGTTGTCATTCAAAACTCTGAAGGGGCAAGAACCACTCCTTCGATTGTTGCTTTTACAGCAAAGGGTGAAACCATTGTTGGACAATTTGCGAAAAACCAAGCAATCACAAACGCGGTAAATACAATTCGTTCTGCGAAACGTTTTATCGGCCGTCGTTTTAACGAAGCTGGTGATGAAGCAAAGATGGTATCATACAAAGTGATCCGTGCTGGAAATGATGGTG contains the following coding sequences:
- the grpE gene encoding nucleotide exchange factor GrpE is translated as MAEETNQSLEDQNVQVDEGQTISDEAIEQAVEGAEKELDSAKKEIESLKDSWLRERAEFQNYKRRTANDLLNARKESIKKFAEGLTGALDNLERVSNVPNQTPEVVAFVEGIKMVQKEFYSVLEREGIKRLDPKGMPFDPMLMEAIASEESAEFTEETVVETYQAGYYHEEGENKQSIRPARVKVGKPQS